aagatcctctctcttcctcttcttcttctccaagtttTTCTTTAACAAAGAATTGTtgcaagagcttcaagattcgagttctctattgaagacccaatcacaaggttttcttcaagtatttactaaggtatgtaaggctaactaaaatatgggttgagtccacccatgtgccctataccttctttgagagTAAACATCCAtaggaatggagtttcttgataggtttatgtttgaatgagtctcGCCTACTactaatttgattcttgttggGTTGATATTATTGAGCTAAGAGATTCCTAAAAATCTTCTTGTTAGCATGAATCGATGGAGATGGGTTGTTAAACATgcgttatttattttcttgattatgtggattatgacaaaaatgttaattttcttaaatatgttgtttatcttgaattgtcgATTTAAAActcttcatttattatttttgtagaGGAAGTGTAAAATCcattgtaaataaataaaagtaagcggataaaacatttatatattttaaggtATTCATACTATATAAACAGTAATTTGTAGTAAATTTTTGTTTATAGgttttagttatttaaatttatttcaaaGCTATTAAAATTAGTAACCAAATTCACATAAAAAATTAAGGGAAATTTTCACATATAGCCgctcaaaaatatcttaattatgctccatagctatagtttgctaattacaattcgtagctatagttatatcagcatttgtataatttgtgCAATATTTatatacgtttgtataattcgctatataaTTCACAGTTTTTATACAACGATTGTAGTTTgcactatacaattcatgtacaaatttgtagtgtttgtatagttcgctatacaatttgatTCACGCACAACGTGTATataaatcgcgcgaattatacaatactcaaactgtaattacagctaCATATTTTTCAcaagccataattaattcaaactataattattttagctaattaactaatatatatttgattatctatgaaatttttccaaaaattaatGCATTGACCATTCTTGGTGGGCCAAAGAGGACCAACTTTATTAATAGGGAAAATTACTCATTTACACATGTTATATTACCATATTTACTAATACTCCCAACTAGttggaaaaatatcaaaaatccctattttttttaactctctCCCTATttcactgatacatcacttttACCTTATATCAGTTACCTAAATTTACGCCTATTCTTTAGCCTCCTTGATGGCAGTTTCTTGTTTTCAATTTCAGTCCAtctattactcaatttcaaaaaTCCAAGTAAGGTATATTCAAGTTTTTTCTTTAATGGTGTCTCACTTCATTCTCACCTTCTTCGATTTCCTCTATTTTCTTCTGTAATTTTTTTCTCACATTATTCACCGATTCACATGGAATTCGCTCCATCTTTTAGTGTTGGTCTCACtcagttgaataaaaatcaagaaaatcttGATTCACCggacgaggttagatccaaacatcgtaacgatccatcAGTGATGGATAAGCTCTGTGAGAAATTGAAATcaaaatctcaagttcaacattCACCCAAAGAAGCCAACAAGAAGATTGAAGGAGTTTCAACACGCCCTTTTTTTAATGTGGTTTTTTACTGCTCCTGGtcatataattttatgtatcagattcgtatgtatcaagcttgcatgagaatctgatacatcctgtttatattttttttaaatgtcatttttataaAGTTTTACAAATTCctgatacatatactttatgtatcagattcttatctATTTCATGATACATTGTCTTTTTGTATCAAATGCTCATATATCAGGATTTACTGCTTCTAATACATGTTATTTATATATCAGATTCTCAAGTATCAAGcttacatgagaatctgatacatcctgtttatataatttttttaaatgttatttttctaaagttttactgatttctgatacatctattctatgtatcagattcttatcttttttttgatacgtcattttttttatcgaattctcatgtatcaaacgtTAATGttcctgatacatcttgtttatgtatcaagatataatgcttctgatacatcatgtttaaatataaaaattaagttatatttaatcagttttcatgtcaatgcagggaatgaagtacgtcatcaagaagatcccctCACACTCTCTAAGATTCGGCACTGCATATAcgactaattttattgatgatttcaaatcataaaTAAGTGATGAATCTATACAATTATTTTGATAAACCATACTTGGTCACTATCTATATATGCCACAGTGCAATTTTCaagggcaaatcatcaaatgcctcttacttcttgaggtCGACCAAAAAAACAGAGAGGAATTGCACAATATGGGTGCATGTCTGTAATGTCTGGAAGGCcaaggatggttatgttagcgacAACGATGATCCAATAAAACCTAAGAGATATTTCATACATCCTGGTCAAGGAGAACCGATGGACGTTGAGtaatgtttttttaaattttatagtaatagaatgtacaattatatttttgcaccaatagtaaacattttttttggctattcaacaatttagcagacttttaagtttttctaatatttatgtatcatattttgatttatcaaacttgaatgCTTCCGATACATCTACTTCATGTATCACATTGTAatatatcaagatttaatgattctgatacatctatatttttgtatcaaaatctcatgcatcaatatttacagcttctgatacatattgtttatgtatcagattgtaatgtatcaagGTTTAATGATTCttatacatctacatttatgtatcagaatctcatgcatcaatctttacaacttctgatacatctacaacctatatcaatacaacatgttatgtatcaaccataaTCCAGTTGACAAACTAATACAACAACCTTTAAAGTATCAACCTTAATACGTCGAATATTTATGTATCTGTTATtcatatgtatcagattcgaaATTACTATCAATACCAAGTAACTTACAATGAACATAATTACCAACCATCCATatatcaattattgatattcaattactattctgattaattgatatatgtatcaaatacaaccCACAATGTAAAAAAAACTATGTAAATGTAAGtacatgatccaaataaaatgtaTCCTAGCATAACAAAACATTATTTCTCTTTGagaatgaaattacaagtctttctgTTATGACCTTCATGGCCACAACGATTACAAGAATTTGTGCTCGTTCTTATCTTCTCACTAGAgtacttttttcttcctttctttggtcttcctggcatccttttgtatattggtggcaagacgaattcttccaaaatttctttcAGAATAGAATAATCTTTCTTATAtggcattggaaccattggAAATTCATAAGTAATTGCCAACGCCTTTGGCTTGTAGTAATCAGAACAGTATGAGTGCATGTCtgtaatgttcttgctcttcaacactgcaattgcgTGTGGACATGGTATCTCATCTAATTGAAACCTGCCACAATtgcatgtttttctttcaagacacacaatgtatcttatacctgactcataaacagaataaagatattctgatgaagcaacaatCTGCATTAAACAATTATCACAGATATGTATCAGCAATAATGTATCAAATACAGAAATGATGTATTAAAACTAATGTATCAGGTAATACTGATaacaaaaaatacaaaactaATGTATCCTATAGCTATGTATCAAGCAACTATGTATCAAGTAGATAACTTTTCCAATTTAACTGTGATCTCTTTTATTTAGTTAACTAGCCTTTTTTTGGTGTGTGGTGAGATAACTGCTGCGATCCTCTGTTATGCAGACAAaattacttaaaaaaaataactggtgtgtaccttcattctcgaacacttcATTGTGTTTGATACTAGGATATCTTCGAATTTCCTATccaaagtatgttttgtataagctgttatttccctatttttgcagttccaagcaccaaataacattctcttttgctccaaaaagtcaattatagcAACTCTCGTGCTTCAACAAAACATCCATTGATATGCtctgtttttgagttttttttcgtAGTCAAGAtctgtttctttttttaaagaattctttGCCTTAATTAGCAtggtaattgattgaaacaatcaATCATAACTTGAATTACGTTACTTCCTATAATTAACCCAACAACATTAATTGTTTTTACACCCAAAAACTGATGTATCAGCTCAGCAAGTAATGtatcaaaaatttgaaaaaaaagagaaatcgcgtaatttcataaaaataagggATACATTGTAATTGAGCCTTTTCAGTATGtaatttaggtaaagtttacttaTTAATACTGTAGGCGTACGcggattttaaattttatagtattaaattaaaaattaaaaatatataaaatacattaaaatattttttaattttgtgatcctaaatatatatatatatatatatatatatatatatatatatatatatatatatatatatatatatatatatatatatatatatataaaatgccTGTTGTACAGAGTGTACAAAGGGAAATACATGTGCtacaatatatatcatataaaaaaattagaattattgACAAAAAAACATATGAAAAGTCAGAATCAACGTATTGTAAACATAAAGTAACATTCTTTTAAATGAATTAGAAAACTGATTACTACTCCCTAGATGATCAATTTCGAAAGTCATTCAAGTTttttttgattgaatttttttatatatttttaaatattttatgttgttaaatattataatttctaATATTCTTTAGATAgttttttaatgtatatattttaattttaaaaatcaaatatgttgtatataaatttttaatacaaatttaaatCTTAAAATTTTCGATGTGCCATTTAAATTTAGACAGAAAATCACCAAACTTTTTGACTGTATAATGATGGCTTCATCCTATTGTGGATGATTGGTATATGCTACGTACCTACACACTAATGATATTTTTAGCAATCATTTTTGTAAAGTTGCATTGACAGCATGCAGTTACTCTTTTTGACCATTAATTTTTGCCACTTTTCTATTATTACGTACTaacaattttgataattttctaATCTATTGGTCAatactaggggtgtacatgaatcgggttggtttggattttttaaaaatcaaatcaaatcatttgtgtcgggttattaaatctataaaccaaagcaaatcaataaaagtcgaatttttcgatatcaatttttctcggttttttcgggttttttcgtgTTTCTcgaatttttcatagtatctaataaaaagcacagagcagtgcttcttaaaaagagttctagtacaaaatatcaacatataagatggaggtaGAACcatgtttgaagttttaactttataatataactttataagatgtgctattttttgtatattatttagatgagtttCTTAagccaaatctaaatgtaagaaagaaacaaaaattatgaaaaaatttttaaaaatatttataaattacattttaataaatatttttatgtataacataatttaaaagtagtatatctataatcgggtcggtttgggttcggtttgactttttatagttaaaaccaaaccaaccctataatggtcggtttttttttccaaacaccaaaccaagtcaaaccaaaccagtAGTCAggttttttttccagtttggttcggtttttcggtttggtgcggtttattggtttgccctgtacagccctagtcAGTACTCTAGCACGTTGACGTCTAGGGAGTAACTCTTTTAAAAGTTATTAAATTcgattaaattcaaattcacGCTGAGAAGTCTCAACTGAAAGGGGAGGAAGTGGTAAAATGATCCCTAAGAAAGGCGATTCAATACCTAAAGGGACTCAAATCCAAGATCTTTGATTAAGGATGAAAAATTACTTACCACTCTACCACAACCTTTGTTGATCTCTCTGTACATTTTTAGTTGTCAAGTTTACTTAACAAGATCCTTAAGAAATAATAAGCATATTGtcaattttattatatcatcatttcaatataataaattcaatattCTTTTATtctaaaatcaaaataatataatccAACACAATATGAAACGATAAATAATGAACTCACAAGCTTTTAATTGATTAGATCAGATTGGCACCACCTTTTACTCTCtttttattcaaaattatttttttagtcacaaattttaaaatattttatatatttcaagaattaattattgcaatttATAACAGTTAGGCCGGAGAGAGAAGGGAAACATATAGTAATAACTTATTTTATTCAAACTCATAATTAATCTCTGCATTTTTAAAGCAGATTGAAACTGAGGAAACATGCACAAAAGGCATAAAAATACAACTATAACTTTTAGATAACATGAAGCTACAAAAGAACTTAGCCTCCTGTGGGCCTCTTATTATTTActctccttttcttcttttttcattgCCTCTCCAAAATGGAAAATGCCTTTCTTTCAGCTCAACATTCTTCTTTTGCTGCATAAGAATATATAATTGTGAATGAGAACATATAGTAGAAGCTAACCAAATAAGAAGtagacaacataagtctttATATTGATGTTCTGCATGAAGAAATGGTGCAACTTATTATTGTATTGCATTTTAgtcatataatttttaaaattttaagttaaTCTTAATTACCTCAGATATAATGAAGTCACTTAGTAATGGTGGGGAGGAGGGGGAGAGGAGTAAATATAGTGGGGTGGTGGTGGAGACTTGTATACTGGagttggtggtggtggagaCTTGTATACTGGTGTAGGATGGTATGGTGTTGGTGAAGGATGGTATGGCTTcactggtggtggtggtgatttGTAAACGGGGGTTGGGGGTGGTGGAGACTTGTATACCGGTGCAGGATGGTATGGTGTTGGTGAAGGATGGTATGGCTTcactggtggtggtggtgatttGTAAACGGGGGTTGGGGGTGGTGGAGACTTGTATACTGGTGTAGGATGGTATGGTGTTGGTGAAGGATGGTATGGCTTCACCGGTGGTGGTGGTGACTTGTAAACAGGagttggtggtggtggagaCTTATAAATTGGTGCAGGATGGTATGGTGTTGGTGAAGGATGGTATGGCTTCACCGGTGGTGGTGGTGACTTGTAAACAGGAGTTGGTGGTGGTGGAAACTTGTAAACCGGAGCAGGATGGTATGGTTTCACCGGTGGTGGTGGAGACTTGTATACTGGTGCAGGATGATATGGCTTCACTGGTGGTGGTGGAGACTTGTAAACTGGAGTCGGGGGAGGTGGCGACTTGTAGACTGGGGTGTGTGGAGGGTAGTATGGCTtcttgggtggtggtggtgaCTTGTAAACTggagttggtggtggtggtgatttGTAAACTGGTGCGGGATGATAAGGTGTTGGTGAAGGGTGGTATGACTTATTTGGTGGTGGGGGAGATGAGTATTGATAATTTGCTGAGCTTTCGGAAGCTAAGCAAAGTGACACCAAAACAACTAAAAGAGTGGCAACTAGAGAGGCCATTTTCCCCATATTTAAAACAAAGAAGAGAAGTTGTTGTCCTCTTAAACTTCACTCAAACCCCTTTATATAGTTTTCATTTAGACAATTAGCCTTATGATGATTTTCATATAAATGTAGGTAAAAGCCTAGAGTTATGCATTTTGAAAATTGGTTTTGTCATGTTGTCGGCTCAATTTGACTTTTGTTGGCATACTTTATTTGTTCGAGATAGAGGCTGCAAGCTAAGCAAATGTAGATATTATTAAGGAAGCCATACTATTTTCTTACCTCTTGCGATGCAATAATTCAAAGAGCTACAAAGtcttcttttcctttctatctttgaaaaaaatGCGTGGATCCCTCAACTTCGCACGATTTTAGTTATAGAAATCAGTGCACTTAGTTATATACAATATCTCTGAAAATTTTAGTATCTTAGTTTATCAATTATCACCACATGACGAGGTAGGATTT
This region of Solanum dulcamara chromosome 9, daSolDulc1.2, whole genome shotgun sequence genomic DNA includes:
- the LOC129902783 gene encoding extensin-1-like, with protein sequence MGKMASLVATLLVVLVSLCLASESSANYQYSSPPPPNKSYHPSPTPYHPAPVYKSPPPPTPVYKSPPPPKKPYYPPHTPVYKSPPPPTPVYKSPPPPVKPYHPAPVYKSPPPPVKPYHPAPVYKFPPPPTPVYKSPPPPVKPYHPSPTPYHPAPIYKSPPPPTPVYKSPPPPVKPYHPSPTPYHPTPVYKSPPPPTPVYKSPPPPVKPYHPSPTPYHPAPVYKSPPPPTPVYKSPPPPVKPYHPSPTPYHPTPVYKSPPPPTPVYKSPPPPHYIYSSPPPPHHY